The DNA sequence GGCTCGCGGACGGAGCATCGTCGACATCCGGTGCCGCCGCCGTGACGGCGCATGCGCCGGCCGCCATAGCACCGCGGCGCCCGTGGTTGCCGATGGGAATCGTGGCCGTGGTCGCGGTTGCGGTGACGGCGCTCGTGATGAGCGTGCTGCCGCGCGGCGCGAAGCAGGCAACGACGTCGCGCGGACCCGAGCGCTACCTGCTCGGCAGTGCGGATCTCGGTTCGAGTTCCACGCCCGTGATCTCGCCCGACGGGTCGTACGTGGTGTACAGCGTGCAGGAGGCGGACCGCAGGCGTCTGTTCCGCCGCGACCTTGCGTCGTTGGAGGCGGCGCCCATCGCCGGCACCGAGGAGGGCTTTGGCCCCTTCTTCTCGCCCGATGGCGCGTGGATCGGTTTCTGCTCGGGAAAGGCCCTGAAGAAGGTGCCGGCGGCGGGCGGTGTGGCGCAGATCATCACCCCGGGTGACATGAACGCCGCCGACTGGGGCGAGGACGGGATGATCTACTACTGCCCCAGCGAGGGCGGCGAGGGGACCACGGCACTGGCCCGCGTTCCCGCCACCGGTGGACGGGTGGAGATCATCGCCACGCTGGACACGACCATCAACGAGTCCGACGCGTGGCTGCCCGAGATCCTCCCGGACGGGCGCACGGTGCTGATAACGATATCCGGGGGGAGTTCGTCGTGGCACATCGTGGGCGTGAAGCCCGACGGGTCGCGGGTGGAGCTGATTGAGAACGCGATCCTGGCGCGGTACTCGCGCGCGGGGGCCCTGGTTTACGTCGACCTCACGTCGCAGGCGGTCCTGGCGGTGCCCTTCGACGCGGCGAAACTCGCCATCACGGGTACCGCGGTTCCCCTCACCGAGCCCGTCGACGCCAACTTCTGCTTCGATATCGGCGGTGACGGCATGCTGGTATACGTGCCCGTGGCCGGCGCCGGCGCCGGTGCAGAGGTGGTGTGGATCGAGCGCAACGGCGCGGCGACACCGGTGATGGACACGCGCAGCACCTGGACGCAACCGCGGGTGTCTCCCGACGGCAACCGCATCCTGCTGCGCAAGACCGCCACCAACTGCGAGCTATGGATGTACGACATCGAGCGCGCATCGCTGGCGCGCATCGTCCAGGGGGCGGACAACCACGACCCCATCTGGTCGCCGGACGGGCGGCGCATCGCCTACGAAGAGGCCAGCGCGGGCGGCCGCATGGTCGCACTCACGGTGGAAGGCGCGCGCAACGTCACCGTCGTCGCATCGGGAGCGGGACGGGGGCAGCCGCAGTCGTGGTCGGCGGGCGGGAACCGGCTGGTGTATACGGTGAGCGGGCGTGGCACCGGCGATGACATCTGGACCTGCTCGATGGATGGCGCGGGTGCCCCGGAGCCGTTCCTGGATAGCCGCTTCGACGAGCAGGTTCCGGCCATATCCCCGGACGGCCGCTGGATCGCGTACGTAACCAACGAGTCCAGCACGCGGGAGGTGTTCGTGCGGCCGTATCCGCCCACCGGCGACGCGTGGCAGATATCTGTGGGCGGCGGTGGCAGTCCGTTGTGGTCGCGCGACGGCCGCGAGCTGTACTTCACCTCCGGGACGACGATGTACGCGGT is a window from the Candidatus Krumholzibacteriia bacterium genome containing:
- a CDS encoding serine/threonine-protein kinase yields the protein MNLTPGTRLGPYEIVSPLGAGGMGEVYRAKDTRLDREVAVKVLPRHLSANPEVRARFEREAKTVSSLNHPHICTLHDVGREGDTDFLVMELIEGETLATRLDKGALPVGETLRIASQIADALDRAHRAGVVHRDLKPGNIMLTRSGAKLMDFGLARVTGLAGAPGSGVSVAALTQSPTQAQPLTAEGTIVGTFQYMSPEQLEGKETDARSDLWAFGCVLYEMATGRRAFEGKSQASLIGAIMHAEPAPVSQVAPATPPEVDRIVRACLVKDPDDRVQSAHDLKLQLKWLADGASSTSGAAAVTAHAPAAIAPRRPWLPMGIVAVVAVAVTALVMSVLPRGAKQATTSRGPERYLLGSADLGSSSTPVISPDGSYVVYSVQEADRRRLFRRDLASLEAAPIAGTEEGFGPFFSPDGAWIGFCSGKALKKVPAAGGVAQIITPGDMNAADWGEDGMIYYCPSEGGEGTTALARVPATGGRVEIIATLDTTINESDAWLPEILPDGRTVLITISGGSSSWHIVGVKPDGSRVELIENAILARYSRAGALVYVDLTSQAVLAVPFDAAKLAITGTAVPLTEPVDANFCFDIGGDGMLVYVPVAGAGAGAEVVWIERNGAATPVMDTRSTWTQPRVSPDGNRILLRKTATNCELWMYDIERASLARIVQGADNHDPIWSPDGRRIAYEEASAGGRMVALTVEGARNVTVVASGAGRGQPQSWSAGGNRLVYTVSGRGTGDDIWTCSMDGAGAPEPFLDSRFDEQVPAISPDGRWIAYVTNESSTREVFVRPYPPTGDAWQISVGGGGSPLWSRDGRELYFTSGTTMYAVPIETQPGFSPGKPVVLFEGGFNTSRARDFDVAPDGRFVAVRVPGGQAGQREVRVLLNWPAEMQRVAGPTH